From the Solea senegalensis isolate Sse05_10M linkage group LG16, IFAPA_SoseM_1, whole genome shotgun sequence genome, one window contains:
- the tmem39b gene encoding transmembrane protein 39B → MAGGRRGSNRTTYCRPPLSSEPGSVSNGNHSTSSPVTGVRSRTRNGSGTCMSSPPLAAQTVVPLKHCKIPELSMNRNVLFELHLFICHLIGLFVHYVNIYKTVWWYPPSHPPSHTSLNFHLIDYNMLVFIVIILARRLIAAIVKEASQSGKLSFPHSIFLVMARFAVLTLTGWSLCRSLIYLFRTYSVLSLLFLCYPFGMYIPFFRLNCDFRRAGQLSPIASIGSKEVGSVSRGRDYLTVLKETWKQHTSQLYGIQAMPTHACCLSPDLIRKEVEYLKMDFNWRMKEVLVSSMLSAYYVAFVPVWFVKSTQYVDKRWSCELFILVSVSTSIILMRHLLPPRYCDLLHKAAAHLGCWQKVDPSLCSNVLQHIWTEEYMWPQGVLVKHNKNVYKAMGHYNVAVPSDVSHYRFYFFFNKPLRILNILIILEGAMIFYQLYSLICSEKWHQTISLALILFSNYYAFFKLLRDRIVLGKAYSYSNSSSDQKVS, encoded by the exons ATGGCTGGCGGAAGGAGAGGATCGAACCGCACAACGTACTGCAGACCTCCGCTCAGCAGTGAACCAGGCTCTGTCAGCAACGGCAACCACTCGACCAGTTCCCCGGTGACGGGGGTACGATCCCGTACGAG GAATGGGTCGGGGACGTGCATGTCCAGCCCGCCACTGGCTGCACAGACGGTGGTTCCTCTGAAGCACTGCAAGATCCCAGAGTTATCCATGAATCGTAATGTGCTCTTCGAGCTCCATCTTTTCATATGCCACCTCATTGGCCTCTTTGTTCACTATGTCAACATCTACAAGACTGTGTGGTGGTACCCCCCATCACatcctccctcacacacatcACTG AATTTCCACCTTATTGACTATAACATGCTGGTGTTCATAGTCATCATTTTAGCAAGGAGGTTAATCGCAGCGATTGTCAAAGAG GCATCACAGAGTGGGAAACTCTCCTTCCCTCATTCAATCTTTTTAGTGATGGCTCGGTTTGCTGTGCTCACGCTGACGGGCTGGAGCTTGTGCCGCTCCCTTATTTACCTCTTCAGAACCTATTCCGTCCTCAGCCTGCTCTTCCTCTGCTACCC ATTTGGAATGTATATTCCGTTCTTCCGGCTGAACTGTGACTTCCGGAGAGCGGGTCAACTCTCGCCCATCGCCAGCATCGGCTCCAAGGAGGTGGGCAGCGTGAGCCGGGGGAGGGACTACTTAACCGTGCTGAAGGAAACGTGGAAGCAGCACACCAGCCAGCTGTATGGCATCCAGGCGATGCCGACGCACGCCTGCTGCCTCTCCCCGGACCTCATCCGCAAGGAGGTGGAGTACCTAAAGATGGACTTCAACTGGAGGATGAAGGAGGTGCTGGTCAGCTCAATGCTCAGTGCTTACTATGTGGCTTTTGTACCAGTGTGGTTTGTCAAG AGTACACAGTACGTGGACAAGCGCTGGTCTTGTGAGCTCTTCATCCTGGTCTCAGTGAGCACGTCAATCATCCTCATGCGGCACTTGTTGCCACCTCGATACTGTGACTTGCTTCACAAGGCTGCCGCTCACCTGGGCTGCTGGCAGAAAGTAGACCCATCGCTCTGCTCCAACGTCCTTCAGCACAT cTGGACAGAGGAGTACATGTGGCcacagggagtcctggtcaaacacaataaaaatgtctacAAGGCAATGGGCCATTATAATGTTGCGGTTCCCTCAGATGTGTCCCATTATCGATTCTAT TTCTTCTTCAACAAGCCTCTAAGAATACTGAACATACTCATCATCCTGGAGGGGGCCATGATATTCTACCAGCTGTACTCACTCATATGCTCAGAAAAGTGGCATCAGACGATATCGCTGGCTTTGATCCTCTTCAGCAACTACTACGCCTTCTTCAAGCTCCTGCGAGACAGA